The region CGACCTCAACCGATATTGATAACGGAGCACTGAAGATCGTTATCGTCGGCACATGGCATCACATCGACTTCAGTTCGGCCCCGAGGTTTGAGGGCTGCTTGACACACATTGTCGCAAACGACGGCTCGGTGACGACGAAGCTGTATGACGAGCGCGTGTTCGAATGGGACGAAACGCCCCATCGAATTGGTCATGGCTTCATCACCTCTATGTTTGGCGAACTGGCCGATTTCGCGGAGGACCTGCACGATCTGGCGGATTATCAAGTTTGCAAGTCGCGAGGGCGATACATCGGCACCAGCGGCCTCCCCGCTGTGGGCGGAGTGATATGGACCGCAAATGACGACACACCCGTGCTCTATTCCGCAGCGACGTGCACCGCCGAGGTTGAGTTCGAGGCTGACTATGAAGAAGAGGAATATCTCGCCGGCCAGCCGATCATCGGTGACGGGACCCTTGGCGCAGCGGTCGCCTCGAAGCTGCATGACCTCGACACCGTGCTAGGCTGGTTCCGCGGAAACGATGTGGACAGGTCCTCCCACCGACCACGGAAGCTCAAACTTCGGGAAGCTCCGGACGCGATCGAGGCGATCGGCTATTGGATTCAGGTCCGCTCCGGCGACGACGAACCGAGGTCCGAGTTTCGCCTGTTTGGCGGCGTTCCGGAGTGGAAGCACGAGGTGCTGGAAAAAACAGCCGAAGCGGATACCGACGAATACCTCGGCAACCTTTATGCGAGCGACTGGATTTACGACCCCACACATCAGGAGCCTGATCGCGAAGTACGTCTTCTCGCTCTGGGGCCTCTTCCCACCCTTTCCTCTGAGCCTCTTTGAGACCGATGGGCGCGGACGCCATTGCCGTACGTGCAAACGGGCGCTCAGTCCCGCCCAAGACCAGTCGGCTCCGCCTGACCGGCCCAGCCGAGAAACTTCGGTGCCCTGTCGAACTTCGGCCTGCAAGTGAGGAGACATAAATTTGTATCGTTGAGGCAGTCAGGTAGTCTTTGACAGGTGGCACAAGCTCGGGGTCACATACAACGTACACTTACGCCTGTTACTCGTCATGCGAATCTGAATATAGGTCAACCATCAGGGGTTGAGGTAACGGACTAGATTATGGACAAACTGGATCGCCAAGTTCTCGAACAGCACGCACGTGCGATCGTGCACATGCGAGAGCGGCATGCCACGAAAGCACTAGGCCTTGTTCTCGGCGCTGGAGTGAGCAAGCCCGTCGGCTTTCCTGCGTGGGAAGAGCTGGTACAGAAGATAGCCAATTCCGATAAGGTGAAGGGGGCCCACCTCCTTGCAGCGACAGACGGCGTTTCAGCGACGGCCAAAACGCAGATGCTGCTCCACCATTACCGGACGAAACGTCTCGATGAAATGTCGTGTCAGCCGAACGCAAAGACGCTGCGCAAGGTCCATGGTGAATGGAGGCGGATCGTACAGGAGGCTCTGTATGATGGTGTGCCTAAAACCGCCGAGCTGCTCAAGGAGAAGCATCCTTATCTGAAGGACCTCATACCGATCATTGCGTCGTCGCCGATGACTGTCACCTACAATTTCGACGATATGGTCGAGCGGCTGGTTCAGCATGAGGTCGGCTCGACCTATGGGAGACCGTTTGAGACCATCTGGGATGTAGCTCTGCAGCCTAAGAGAGACACCGCGGTGATCTATCATCCGAATGGCTACCTCCCGAGCAATATCCTCGAGCACCCTAGCGAAAACCTGGTCTTTTCCGAAGACGAGTTTGCCGACCAGCTGATAGAGAGCATGGCTGGACATCACGCATCGCTGCTGCACCATATCTCCCGCTCGACGTGCTTGTTCGTGGGCCTATCACTCGTCGACGAAACACTGCGCCACCTTCTCCGGCAGAGCGCACGGGTGAACCCTGGGAACTTTCACTACTACATTCAATGGCGGGAAGCTGGAGCAGCGAGAAACCACGATAGCGAACGTGCAATAAGAGAAGCAAATTTCGAGGTTTACAATCTCATCACGCTATTCCTCGATGACTCGGAGATCGCTGCGCTCGGTCGCTTGATCACCATACGAGACGGTGACCTCGTGCATGTGGCTGAAGAGGAAGGTATAGACCTCAGGTATGTCTACTATCTCACTGGAGCGATAGGTGCGGGCAAGACGACCACCCTCTCCTATCTGGCTTCTCTGGAGACCTACGAGGAATGGACGGAGCCGAGACACAGCCTCCTCGCCAAATCGTGGACGGACCTAACCCCTGACCAACGCGAGGAGGTCGACAGATGGATACTTTCTCAGTTCGCAAAAAAGAACCTGGCTCTCCTCGATCGCAAGCACGGGGTGATCGTCGTCGATCGTCCGCCACTTGACCCTCTCTCGTTCGCGCTGCCATCAGATATCGCGGCGAAAGCGCAGGCCATGATTGAAGGCATCAGCCCGGGAAAGTCGAATAGGCGCGTGGTCGACGGTCAGGTCGTGATGCTGAGCGGAGAGCCGAGAGAACTCGAGGCTCGCGTGATCAGCCGCCACAAGGAAAGCGGTGCGGATGTCATCGAAGAGCTCCAGGAAAGCCTGAGGAAAATCTACGGAGTGAAAGAGGAGATCGACACGTCTGGAAGCTCCATTCATGACGTAGTCAAATCCGTTGCGAAGAAAATCCACCTGCAAGCATACTGCCCCGACGACTTGAACAAGCGTCTACACGATCTTGCGGACGGCGGGGCGCTATGACCAGACCGCTCGTCTACGTTGCCGCTCCTCTTTTCAACTCTGGGGAAAGGCAGCTGAACTTGGCAATCAGGGACCGCCTCCAGCCCCACGCGGATGTGTATCTACCTCAACTGGACGGTGCTCTCCTCGAAGACAAGGTTCGAGCTGGCCTTGCCCCCCAAGAGGCCGCCGAAGCAATCTTCGAAGATGATTGCGATGCCGTCAGGAGGTCAGATGCGCTGTTGATCGTTCTCAACGGTCGGGCGATCGATGAGGGCGCGGCTTTTGAACTCGGCATGGCCTGGGCCTTAGGCAAGCATTGCGTCGGCTTCAAGGATGATCCACGGCAACTGCTTGCTACTGGTGAAAACCCAATGATTTCCCAGTCCCTGAGGACGATATTCAAGGACTTGGGTCAGGTGGAAAATTGGGCGCAGACCTTGCTCAAGGGAACAGGCTTGCGCGACCCGATGTAAGGATTAGATGTTATTGGCTTCCCGCAGCAGCGGGGAGCCCGCATCTCGCTGTCCAACATTGCCGACCCGAACTATTTTGCGAAATCCCATCCGAGGGGCTTGAGCGTCGCAAAAATTCAGATGACCATGGATTTATCAACTCGTTGGGACATGCGACCCAACTCAAGGAAACTCAGATATCCATGCATTATCAACCTGTTCGCGGGAACGCGGAGGCTATCGGTCTCTGCGAAATCCACACGGCCGACTGCGTCGAGATACTCTCCGAAATCCCGGACGGATCAATCGATCTTATTGTTACGAGTCCGCCCTACAACGTCGGCAAACCGTATGAAACGCGCTCGGTGCTAGACACCTACGTCGACTTTCAGACGACAGTCATCAACGAATGCTATCGTGTCCTCAGCGCAAACGGTTCGATCTGCTGGCAAGTGGGAAACTGGGTCGACGCCTCCGAAATCATCCCGCTCGACAGTATCTTCATTCCCATCTTCCGCCGCCTCGGCATGAAGATCAGAAGCAGGGTGGTCTGGACCTTCGGTCACGGGCTGCACTGCACAAAGCGTTTCTCCGGGCGACACGAAACCATCGTCTGGGCAATCAAGTCCGACCAGTACCATTTCGACCTGAATAGCGTTCGCGTCCCTCAGAAATACCCCAACAAGCGCCACTACAAGGGCCCGAACATAGGTCAGCTCAGCGGGAACCCGCTCGGGAAGAACCCCGGCGACGTCTGGGAGATCTCCAACGTAAAGAATCGGCATCCCGAAAAGACCAGTCATCCGTGTCAGTTCCCGGAAGAGCTCGTCGAGCGCCTTGTCCTGGCTCTTTCCAAACCATATCAGACAGTCCTCGATCCATTCGCGGGATCGGGCACCGTCGGTGCGGTCTGTAATCGGCTTGACCGAAGATCGGTCCTCATCGAGCGATCGCCGGAATATGTCGATATCATTCGCGATCGCCTCGACGGATCGAAGCCGCAAGCTCGCACGCAGGTGAGCGGCGAAATAGCTCTCGATCCGTCCATCGACGATCTGTTCTCGGTCGATCAGACATCCACGATAAATCCGGGATCGAACCCTGTCCCCTCGCCCGGATACCCTCTTGCGTTCGAGACGATCCTTGTCGAGCCGACCATGTAGTCGTTTCGATGGTGAATGTGCCCGTGCACCCACAATGTCGGTGCCGTCTCGCAAATGAGGTCTTCCAAATTCGACGCGTAGCAAGCCGAAAGCGGATCGTGGCGGAACCAACTGGCGACGGAATGCGGCGACGGCGCGTGGTGCGTCACGACAACCGTCGTTTGACCGACGCGTTTCCGTAGTTCCGCCGCGATGAAATCCTTCGTCTCGACGTGCTTGCGGTAGGCGTCTATCGGCTTGAACTTCTTAAACGGCAACTTCGACAGTTTGATCTTTTTGTAGTCGTTCATCCCGCTTAGCGCATACGACATCGCTACTTGGGGATTACGGCCGAACAACCCAAAATCGGACCACAAAGTACCGCCGACGAAAGCGACGCCGTCTATTTCCACCGCAGCGTTCTCAAGAAAATGGAGGTTTTGAAAGCCAGCCGCCTGCTCGACCTCGCGCAGACCGTCAATGATGGACGAACTGTAGAACTCGTGGTTGCCCGCCACGAACACGACCGGAACTCTCCGAGCGACGTTCTCGGCGAGCCACCTCATGCTGGGGGTTACACCTCGCGTCAAAACATCGCCCGCGCACACCACCACGTCCACGTCCTTCGGCGGATCGGTTTCAAACGGAACACCGAATTCAAGATGCAGGTCGGAAAACACCCATATCTTCATTCTTTCACCCTGGGATCACCGCGTGTGCAGCAGGCGGCGCACGAGCCCATTGCGTTCTGGCCACCACCGCAAGAAATGGACATCCTGCAGTCCTTGACCTCACATCCGAGCTTCCGAGGAATGACAATCGTGCCGAACTCCATACTCATCTGGATCGAGAGAGGGTCCAACTCCAGAAGCAGCGCATGTTTGCTTTCCTCAAAGGAAAGCCATCCATCGCCCATCCTCCATCGTTTCGCAAACAGGTCAGACAACAAACGGCGACTTCGGTCTTGCAGGAAAACCAAGGCTTCATGTCTCGTCGCATCGCGGTGTGCGTAACGCTTTGCGAAGTCCACCAACCCAGCGGCCTCATTGGTGGGCATCTCCGCGATGTCTTTGATTTTAGTCGCGATATCCTCGGGCATGCGCGATATCGCAGCATAGAGCGCCTCGACGTAACGCTTGTCCCTCGTGAAATTCATTCCGGCCTCGTAAGGGTTGTCGCGCCAGAGGATTGTTTCGGCAGCCGCTGTCCAGCTACGATCCGAAATCAATCCCAGGCTTTCAAAGGCCGGAAACGCCTCCGCCCCCAGGTCGGCCTGAGGGCATCCATACCCGGCCCGAATGTTCGCTCGCGGAAACCCCGACGATCGCTTTCCGAGGCCCGTTCGACCACGCCGCCGATATCTCAGTAGTCCCGACTGGCTAGCCGCCCAGACCACGGCTGTCGCTATGTCGTCCCACCGCGGAAGTTTCGCTGGCAGTGCAGGATCGGAGACGGGCTGCGCACCGCCGTCGACAACGATGGCCTGGCCCAGCGTTGCCATAGCCTGGCATGCTACCTCGTGAGCGGCGATAGAGAGATGTTCCCAGTCGCCGTTCGGAGCGCGCGGGAGCGTGAACCGGAAGAACTCGATTGCGGGAACTGACCAGTCGGTCGAAGTCCGGGGATGCCTTTCGGTCTGTTCGGTCTGCTTGCCAACAATGATCCGGCGGCCCAGCGGCTGAAACCCGATCTCGTCGAGCGCCTCCCCCAGCGAACCCGGCAAAGCAGTCTGTACTTTCTCGCCTTCCGCGGGCGACCGCGATCGTTTTGCCATGATATCCGCCCTTCCCTACAGCATGCGATGGAGCCAGGCTTCCCGCGGGTCAGACTTCGATCACGAAACCTCGGTCGAATTGCCGATAGCACTCTTCCCGGGAATACCCTCTCGGATTGGCGATCACTCGCGTGTCGTTGAACGTGTAATCGACGAAGTGATGGACGTGCCCGTGTATCCAAAGAATTGGACCGCCAGGTGCCATCAAGTCATCGAGGTTCGATGCGAACGCCGTCGTCAGCAGGTCGGTCCGATATTTCTTTTCGACCGAGAGCATGCTGGGAGCATGATGTGTCACGAAGACAACTTTACGATCTCGATAGTTCGCGAGAACACCCTCCAGAAAACGGCGGCTTTCCTGGTGGATTTTCAGTGAATGTATCGGCCTGAAGCGCTGCGACGGCTCTTCACCGAAGGCGATCAGCCGGAAATCGTTCATCGTGTCGGCGGCGGTTTGCATTCCCTTTTGCGACCACTCCGGTCCGAACAGGTCGAAATCTGTCCAGAGCGTTGCGCCGGCGAAAACAACCCCGTTGATTTCCACGCAGCCGTTCTCGAGATAGTAGAGGTCTCCCCTGGTATCGTAGCGGGTTGCGGCGATGTGGCCCTGCACGATCCCGCTGTGATAGAATTCGTGGTTGCCCGCGACGAAAACGACCGGCATGTGGGCGGCGATGCGGTCGTCGAGCCAACGGAGGCTCGGAACGACACCCCGAGTGAAAATATCGCCAGCGACGACGCAGACGTCGGCCTCCGGAGTATCGAGTTTGGCAAGCTCGCTCATGTCCAGGTGCAGGTCGGACAGAATCCATAGCTTCATCAGTTTACCCTCTCCAGTCGTGGTTGCCGCGCACTTGTGTCGTCGCGGTTCTCCTCCGCGAATTCCGTCGCGGCGACGACCACGAAGGCTGCCGACTTCAAAAATTCCGAGACCTCCGTCCCGGTCAGCGTTTTTCGGACGGTGAGCTCGGCCGCGAGCGCCTCGATCGCCGGCCGATTTTCAGCGATGATCCTTCGCGTCTCGCGCATCCGGGATGCCAGCAATCGGTCCACTCGCGCCCATAAGTGCGGGCTTCTCAGCCGTAACCTCGAAAGCTCGTTGTAATCGTACGGGCTGTGCTCGACGACCAGCGTCTCACCGAAACCGAGAACGCCCTCGACAAGGGTGGCCAGATACGTTGCTTTGTTGATGTCCGCATCCGGATGGCCGGACGCGCCATCGCCATGCTCGCCCACGAGCTCGATCTCTGCGGCCATTCCCGCCAAAGCGACGCATATGTCCCCGTGATAGGATCGGGCGGTGCGGCGGAGACCCGCGTTTTCAAGGCGGACGGTTCCCAATTCGAGGCCTTGACCAGCGTCCACCCGATAGCGGTCCACGATCCTGATGCTTTCGATAGTCCGGCCGAAAGCAAGGGCAACAATGGCATGTCCGACCTCGTGGATCGACAGGATTGCCAGTCGGTCCGGAGGAACGATCCGCGTCTCCGGCAGGCACGCTAGTAAATCGTCGGCAACAACTGCCCGGTTCAAGCCTCTTGCTCGACGCCGGCTTTCTCTTGCCAGTTGCTCGAGCTCCGCGCCGGACATCCCTTCCGTCTCGTCTGTCACTCGCGTCTCTAGCGAGCTCGGGATGACCGCCGGTATGTACTGCCGCAAGATGGCAAGCCGGGACGTTGCGTCCGGAAGCGGAAGTGCGATGTGCCGATCAAACCTCCCTGGTCGAAGGACCGCGGGGTCTATCAAACCGGGATGGTTCGTGGTGCCGATGACGATAACACCCGATCTCTGGGTCGCTCCGTCCAGGCACTCGAGAAAGCCGTTTACGACCTGGCGGGTATAAGTCCGCGAGTGGCTATCCTCGATCGCCCGCGACTCGAAGCTGTCGAGCTCGTCGACGAGCAATATGGCTGGTGCCGCGGCTTTCGCCATTTCAAAGGCTTCGCGCATCGCGGCAAGCATCTCCCCTTGATGCCCCGCGCTTTGCCATCGCGCGTAGGAGCCGTGAATCAGCGGCACGCCACAAGTGGTCGCAAGAGCCTCGGCGAACCTGGTCTTCCCGACACCGGATGGACCGGACAGCAACAGTCCAGGCTCGACGTCCGTCCACGCGATCTCGCCACGTCGATAGCGAGCAAGGTCGCGGGCTAATTCAAGACCCCAGAGTTTGGCCTGTCCGTAACCGTGGAGTTCCTCCAGGCGGATTGACTTCGTTCTATCTGCCGCGGCTTGTCGCTTCTCATCCATTTCCCTCAACAGTCGCAGCGACCGCTCGACCGGCCGCCCGCTCCGAAACGCCACCAAGACATCGTCAAGTGGTTGTTTGGCGACGAATTGTGCGTCTCTAAACGAGACCTTGGTCGCAAACGCTCGGTAAATCGCGGCCTTCACAATGCGTGGGTCAAGCTCGTCGATAACATGATACACGTCGGCGAATTCTCGAATTTGATAGGGGACCTGCTTCTCGTCCCGGAATATCAACACGAGCGCTTTGGGCTCCTGAGCCCGGGCCAACAAGGCTCGTTGCTTTTTCGGTTCCGTGATCTGTTCCACGACCGCATTGCGGCCGCCCGGGAAACTTCCGGTTTTCGCTTTACCGTGCAGGAAGGCTTCGCAAGCCGCCTCGATAGCGTCCGCAAATCCTTCGATCGCGACAACGATGGTCGCCAGGAACTTGGCATCCGCCTGATCGCTCCACGGCCTGAGAAGTCGATTGACGATACAGAGCGCCAAGGCGTGCTTTAATGTCGGCAAGCGTTCAACTCCTTTGACGCACGGCAATGCGTTCCGAAACGCATCGGTTGCTAAGAGGGAATCCAGCGATAAAAATTAAGGACGCCGCACCGAAAGGCGGCCGGGCAACCGATCGCTATATTTGCGGATTGGAAGGTGTGCCGAGGCGATACCATCGCGAGAACGTTCGAGCGATCCCGCCTTCGGGATCGAAGTAAAAAAGCTGAGACGAAATGGACGCGTGGCCATCGAAGATATTGGGATGGTCAAATGCGTTTCCCAGAAGGCAGGGCACCTCTCGCCTACCGACTTTCCATTTGTCGATCATTACTGGAATGCTCGGCGGATGCGGAAAGTCAGGTGCCGCCAGATCTGTGACGAGAGACTGCAGCTTCGCGAGCAATGCCCTGCGATCGTCGCCGAGAAAGATACCGTTCTGGGTCGCCATCATGTGTATCTCCGTAATCCAGCATCTGAACCTATCGAGAATCGGCAGTCGACCCCGCTCCGTCGATGTCTTTGATTACATCTTTATTAACGTATTTCAAGTCATTTAAAACGTATTTTACGTCTTTTTTGACTTACCTCGCGATAACCCGTTTCTGCAGGTAATGACGACTTTGTTGACAGGCGATCTGATAAGGGCCGCGCGAGCGCTCATTGGGATGAGTCAAGTGGATCTCGCCAAGAAGGCGGGCATCACCCAGAAGGCGTTGAGCGATTTCGAGTTAGGGAAACAACAGATCACCGCGAGAGCCAACGAGAAGCTCCGCCGGGTCTTTGATGAACAGAAAATCCAGTTTATCGCGGCGAACGTCGAATCCAGCCACCTCGAGGGGGCCGGCGTGCGGTGGAAACCGTCGAAGCCGAATTCCGGGATAAAGACTATATAGACCGCGAGCCTGCAGTCCGGCTGACTGATCGCCAATCGAGGCCATCACGCATTGAACACTGCGGCCCAGCGCGCGCTTTTGGTTCATTCCAAGCAATCTGCTTTACTCAATTCGCTTGGCAGGAACGGCCGAGTTACACCGCTACCGGCGCTTCGATCGCCGGATGGGGGTCGTATCCCGCTACTTCGAAATCTTCGATCTTGTAATCGTCGATGCTGGCCGGCTTGCGGGTGAGCGTTAGAGTTGGGAACGGTCTGGGCTCCCGAGATAGTAGCGTCTCGGCCATCTCCATGTGATCGAGATATAGGTGCACATCGCCGCCTACCCAAATGAGTTCCGATGGCGTCATGTCGACTTGCTGCGCGACCATGGCCAACAGCGCCGCCTGCTGGCAGATGTTGAACGGATTCCCAAGCCCGATATCGCAGGACCGCTGATTGACCATCAGCGAAAGCTTCGGGGGTTCCTCCCGCCCCAAGCCGGACGCGTAAAACTGATACGTCATGTGGCACGGGGGCAAAGCCATCGTACCGAGCTCCGGCACATTCCAGGCGTGGAACAGCATTCGTCGACTGCTGGGATTTGCTTTCAGGGTGGCGATGACTTCGGCCACCTGATCGTATTCCTTACCGTCAGCACCGAGCCAACGTCGCCATTGCTTCCCGTAAACGGGACCGAGGTCTCCCCACTTCGACGCGAACTCATCGTCCGCGACGATGCGCGCCTCGAAATCCTCCTGTGAAATTTCCTCGCCGGTTGCTTTCCGATATGCCGCCAGCGGCCAGTCCGTCCAAATCCGGACGTTCTCCCGCAGAAGCGACTGGATATTCGTCTGCCCGGTCAGGAACCACAGCATTTCCTTCACCGCGGTTTTCCAGAAAACGCGCTTCGTGGTGTAAACCGGAAACGCGCCGCCTGACATATCGAACCGCATCATGGCTCCGACCGTCGAAAGGGTGCCCGTCCCCGTGCGGTCCATACGGCGATCACCCTTATGAATCAGATGGTTAATCAGATCCAGATACTGCTGCTCGGGGTGATTTGTCATCGCGTTGGTCTCCGACCTTCGACATGTCATTCATTCACTCACTTAGACGGAAAATGTTTACCGTCGCTGCCATTTTGGTCAATGATATGAGAGGCTTGGCCGAATTTTCTTCAAAATAATGCCGGGAAAGAAGGGCACGCCGAGGAAGATGTCGGCCGAGCGCTGATAGAGCTGGCAGGAAAGCTTGCCGTCGGCGACATAGAACTGGAACAGGCAATGGCAGGGCGGCAGCGCCATCTCGTCGACCTCGGCCGGATTCCAGGCCGAGACGATGTGGCGGCGTGAATTCGGGTTGTTAACGATGCCTTTGACGAGATTGGCGATCTGGTCGATATGGCCGCCGTCCGGCGCCGGCCAGGAGCGCCACTGGGCGCCGTAGACCGGCCCGAGATCGCCGTTTTCGTCGGCCCACTCATCCCAGATCGAAACGCCGTTCTCCTTGAGATAGCGGATATTCGTCTCGCCCTTCAGGAACCATAAAAGCTCATGGATGATCGAGCGCAGATGCAGCTTCTTCGTGGTCAGCACCGGAAAGCCTTCCTGCAGGTCGAAGCGCATCTGGTAGCCGAAGACCGAGCGTGTGCCGGTGCCGGTGCGGTCGCCCCGGTCGGAGCCCTTTTCTATCACATGGTTGAGGAGATCGAGATATTGCTTCATGTCGCGCTGATTCCGTTTCGGCCAATTTAAGCCGCCGGCAGCAGGAAACCAATCACCGCCGGGCATTTTCCCAAAAAGTTTCTGATGCGGTGCATAACGCTTTTATGACGTTGGCCCTTTCCTTGGGCTGAGGAAACCACTATATCAACTCTGCCGGCTTTCGGGCCGGCTATGGCGATAAACGAGCGGTGTAATAAACCTATTGGACCCGGGGGCGGTACCCGGCGCCTCCACCAAAAACCGGCGGGGTTGAAGGCCGGCTTTTGATGGGGGCGAAACAGGATCGACAAGGGTGTAAAGATCGTCTTTTTGCTCGGCATTGTACCGCCGTTATCGGGCTAAAATTGTAGTTGCAAACGACAACTATGCGGAAGCTCGTCTCGCTGCTTAATCGCGGTGTGACACTTCAATCAAAGCCCTAGTGGTTCGCACCTCTAGGCGGGGTCCGAAGGCACCTGGCAACAGAAGCCTTCACCTTCTCCCTGCCGCCGAAATCATGTATGCTGCTGAAAAACGTGACTCGGCTCCGGTCTTTCCCAAGGCGCCCGGACGTGGCATATAACCTTGTGAAAAGACTTCCGAACCGACGAAAGACAGGAAAAGCATGGGGCAGGATCATATCCGCTACGACATTCTGGCACAGGATGCACTTCGCGGCGTCATCCGCAAGGTTTTGGCGGAAGTCGGAGCGACGGGCCGTCTGCCCGGCGACCATCACTTCTTCATCACCTTCCTCACGGGTGCTGCCGGCGTGCGCATCTCCCAGCACCTGAAGTCGAAATATCCCGAGCAGATGACCATTGTCATCCAGCATCAGTTTTGGGACCTGAAGATCACCGAAACGCATTTCGAGATCGGTCTTTCCTTCTCCGACGTTCCGGAAAAGCTGGTGATCCCGTTCAATGCGATCCGCGGCTTTTACGATCCCTCCGTCAATTTCGAGCTCGAATTCGACGTGCCGCTCGCCGATGGCGAGGAAGCACCGTCCGGCGAGATTACCGCCTATCCCGTCGACGCGGCTGGAAAGCCGGATGAGGCCGCGGGCGCAAAACCCGCCGACGGTGAAGAGAAGAAGCCGGGCTCGGTCGTCTCGCTCGACTCCTTCCGCAAGAAGCAGTGATTTCAAAGGGAGGCCAGGCCTCCCTTTTTCATAAGGATATAGGCCCCGCATGAGCGCCGAAATCGTCAATCTGCGCCAGTTCCGCAAGCAGCAGGTCCGCTCCGAAAAGGAGGCGCAGGCCGAGCAGAACCGCATTTCCTTCGGTCGCACCAAAGCTGAAAAGCAGCTCACCCGCAGCCTGAACGAGAAGGCTGACAAGGCCCATCGGGCCGGCCGGATCGAGACGGATGACGACGGAGCCTGACACCTTCATGCAGAGCGTGAGCAGCCGGAATCGATTCCAAGATCAGCCACTTATGCGGTTTTACTGAATCAATCCGCGAGAACCAAACCGAGATGCCGCTTCATGATCCGCAAGCATTCGGCGACATTACACGGCCATCGCACCAGTTTTTCGCTCGAAGACGAGTTCTGGGCTGAGCTCAAAACGATCG is a window of Rhizobium sp. N324 DNA encoding:
- a CDS encoding SspB family protein gives rise to the protein MGQDHIRYDILAQDALRGVIRKVLAEVGATGRLPGDHHFFITFLTGAAGVRISQHLKSKYPEQMTIVIQHQFWDLKITETHFEIGLSFSDVPEKLVIPFNAIRGFYDPSVNFELEFDVPLADGEEAPSGEITAYPVDAAGKPDEAAGAKPADGEEKKPGSVVSLDSFRKKQ
- a CDS encoding DUF4169 family protein, translating into MSAEIVNLRQFRKQQVRSEKEAQAEQNRISFGRTKAEKQLTRSLNEKADKAHRAGRIETDDDGA